In Leptospirillum ferriphilum, the following proteins share a genomic window:
- a CDS encoding histidine triad nucleotide-binding protein, translating into MTDQGCIFCRILNGEIPSKKILEEADGIAILDVNPQAPFHALVISRRHVGDMATLLNIDGGEQVAGKLMRMAVNVAQNAGLSPDGYRIVVNTGNNGGQTVAHLHVHVLGGRQMVWPPG; encoded by the coding sequence GTGACAGACCAGGGATGCATTTTCTGCCGAATCCTGAATGGGGAGATCCCGTCGAAAAAAATACTGGAAGAGGCGGATGGGATAGCAATTCTTGATGTCAATCCCCAGGCTCCCTTTCATGCTCTTGTAATATCCAGACGGCATGTCGGAGATATGGCAACCCTCCTTAACATTGATGGGGGTGAACAGGTTGCCGGGAAATTGATGAGGATGGCGGTGAACGTTGCGCAAAATGCCGGACTTTCACCGGACGGATATCGGATTGTTGTCAATACCGGAAACAACGGAGGCCAGACTGTGGCCCACCTTCACGTTCATGTTCTTGGTGGACGACAGATGGTCTGGCCCCCGGGATAA
- the hisIE gene encoding bifunctional phosphoribosyl-AMP cyclohydrolase/phosphoribosyl-ATP diphosphatase HisIE — protein MSIRDPLSGKGILSVAEENIFGKADLIPAVVQHWETGKVLMLGYMTREAYEMTKRTGKVTFFSRSREKIWVKGETSGNGLDVMDIRWDCDQDTILVLAKPLGPTCHTGAVSCFDGSGSQGEKAPFEVWSELQSTVRERKKGDPEISYTASLLQSDVSVVLKKLSEEAFEVSLATLVESRDRQLSEWADLFFHLVVALEKTGLSWGEVMEILRKRQGTGGLVEKKGRKKTGGEL, from the coding sequence ATGAGTATCAGGGATCCATTGTCCGGAAAAGGAATCCTCTCCGTGGCCGAAGAGAATATTTTTGGAAAGGCGGATCTGATACCAGCCGTTGTTCAGCACTGGGAAACGGGAAAGGTGCTGATGCTCGGGTATATGACCCGTGAGGCGTACGAAATGACAAAGCGCACCGGGAAAGTGACTTTCTTCAGCCGTTCCCGGGAAAAAATCTGGGTCAAGGGGGAGACGTCGGGAAACGGTCTCGATGTCATGGATATTCGATGGGACTGTGATCAGGATACGATTCTTGTCCTTGCCAAACCTTTGGGGCCCACATGCCATACGGGTGCCGTCTCCTGCTTTGACGGCTCCGGTTCGCAGGGAGAAAAGGCTCCGTTCGAAGTCTGGTCCGAACTCCAGTCGACAGTCAGGGAGAGAAAGAAGGGGGATCCAGAAATATCCTATACCGCCTCCCTTCTGCAGTCGGATGTTTCGGTTGTCCTGAAAAAATTGTCGGAAGAGGCTTTTGAGGTTTCCCTGGCGACTCTTGTCGAGTCGCGGGATCGGCAGCTTTCCGAATGGGCGGACCTTTTCTTTCATCTCGTCGTTGCCCTGGAAAAGACAGGGTTGTCCTGGGGAGAAGTGATGGAAATTTTGCGAAAGCGTCAGGGAACAGGGGGACTGGTGGAAAAAAAAGGACGGAAAAAGACGGGGGGAGAATTGTGA
- the rpsU gene encoding 30S ribosomal protein S21 — MTGVRIKENESFESALKRFKKQCEKAGILSEIKKREHYEKPSVRRKKKALAARKKALKRARLASR; from the coding sequence ATGACGGGAGTACGCATCAAAGAGAACGAATCTTTTGAGAGTGCCTTGAAGCGTTTTAAGAAGCAATGTGAAAAAGCCGGTATTCTGTCTGAGATCAAGAAGCGGGAACATTACGAAAAGCCCAGTGTTCGAAGAAAGAAGAAAGCTCTTGCCGCACGGAAAAAGGCCCTCAAGCGCGCAAGGCTGGCGTCCCGTTGA
- a CDS encoding HU family DNA-binding protein — protein MAKAAKATLTKSELIDTLHAKNGTLTKKAVSEVVDQVFSTITDHVAKGTAVNIVGFGKFHAVKRAARTGRNPATGAVIKIAATTTPRFAAGKAFKDSVARKK, from the coding sequence ATGGCAAAAGCGGCAAAAGCAACCCTCACAAAGTCTGAACTGATCGACACTCTGCATGCAAAAAACGGAACATTAACAAAGAAAGCGGTGTCCGAAGTTGTGGACCAGGTCTTTTCCACCATCACGGATCACGTCGCTAAAGGAACAGCCGTTAATATCGTCGGGTTCGGGAAGTTTCATGCCGTCAAGCGTGCGGCTCGTACGGGAAGGAATCCCGCCACCGGTGCGGTCATAAAAATTGCGGCCACAACCACACCACGCTTTGCCGCCGGAAAAGCATTCAAGGACTCCGTGGCCAGGAAGAAGTAG
- the hisH gene encoding imidazole glycerol phosphate synthase subunit HisH: MNPKTCVIDYGMGNLFSVVKALETAGHFPYLASSPSEALSAKRIVLPGVGAFGEGMRHLHERGFVPFLREWSGAGKPLLGICLGLQLLFEIGEEFGPHEGLGLFPGKVVPFSPDAGKVPHVGWNQVHFLERHPIREHLPDTSEFYFVHSYHVWDTPRENVIGETDYQKVFPSVVGKGSTLGVQFHPEKSQDAGILILRNFGKVGHAALSGY, from the coding sequence ATGAATCCAAAAACGTGTGTCATTGATTATGGAATGGGAAATCTCTTCTCCGTTGTAAAAGCGCTGGAGACGGCAGGCCATTTTCCATATCTGGCTTCCTCCCCTTCCGAAGCCCTTTCGGCGAAACGGATCGTTTTGCCCGGGGTCGGGGCTTTCGGAGAAGGAATGCGCCATCTTCACGAACGCGGGTTTGTGCCTTTCCTTCGGGAATGGTCCGGGGCGGGGAAGCCGCTTCTTGGGATTTGTCTTGGTCTCCAGCTTCTTTTCGAGATTGGGGAAGAGTTCGGCCCCCATGAGGGATTGGGGCTTTTCCCGGGAAAGGTTGTTCCATTTTCTCCGGATGCGGGGAAGGTTCCCCATGTCGGATGGAATCAGGTCCATTTTCTGGAGCGTCATCCTATTCGGGAGCATTTGCCGGACACGTCAGAATTCTATTTTGTTCATTCCTATCATGTTTGGGATACACCCAGGGAAAATGTGATCGGGGAAACAGACTATCAGAAGGTTTTTCCTTCTGTTGTGGGAAAAGGATCCACGCTGGGGGTCCAGTTTCATCCCGAGAAGAGCCAGGATGCGGGTATTCTGATTCTGCGGAACTTTGGAAAGGTAGGTCATGCAGCTCTATCCGGCTATTGA
- the hisF gene encoding imidazole glycerol phosphate synthase subunit HisF: MLLKRIIPCLDMKAGRVVKGVRFGNLVDAGDPVSVARLYDRMEADEICLLDIGATLEERETLLSVVRKTAEAVFLPLTVGGGVRTLQDMRNLLLAGADKVSVNSSAISRPDLLGEGARLFGSQCIVLAVDVRKEGSTYRVYTRGGTEPTGLEALDWIERGVSLGAGEILLTSIDQDGTGMGYDTALIEAVSRRVRVPVIASGGAGSMEHFREAFQAGADAALAASLFHFGELSVPQLKRFLLERDVPVRPVRKAS, from the coding sequence GTGCTCCTTAAAAGGATCATCCCTTGTCTGGATATGAAAGCCGGGAGGGTTGTGAAAGGCGTCCGGTTCGGAAATCTCGTTGATGCGGGAGATCCTGTTTCGGTTGCCCGTCTTTACGACCGGATGGAAGCGGATGAAATTTGTCTTCTGGATATTGGAGCAACACTGGAGGAGAGAGAAACGCTTCTTTCGGTTGTCCGAAAAACTGCAGAAGCTGTCTTCCTTCCCCTCACCGTGGGCGGGGGAGTGAGAACTCTTCAGGACATGAGAAATCTTCTTCTGGCAGGTGCGGATAAAGTGTCTGTCAATTCTTCGGCCATTTCCCGTCCGGACCTTCTGGGGGAAGGTGCACGTCTGTTTGGAAGCCAATGTATTGTCCTGGCCGTTGACGTTCGCAAGGAGGGTTCAACCTATCGTGTCTACACGCGAGGGGGGACGGAGCCGACAGGGCTGGAGGCCCTGGACTGGATAGAGCGAGGAGTTTCTCTGGGAGCGGGAGAAATCCTGCTGACCTCGATTGATCAGGACGGAACAGGCATGGGATATGACACGGCTCTCATTGAAGCCGTCTCCAGACGGGTGCGTGTTCCCGTCATTGCATCCGGTGGTGCGGGGTCGATGGAACATTTTCGGGAGGCTTTTCAGGCCGGGGCAGACGCAGCCCTTGCAGCAAGCCTCTTTCATTTCGGGGAACTTTCCGTTCCGCAGCTGAAGAGATTTCTTCTCGAAAGAGATGTGCCTGTCCGTCCGGTGAGAAAAGCATCATGA
- the hisD gene encoding histidinol dehydrogenase produces the protein MTDFSSRLFVAGTATEARLVLSPIFQRGRDSEGETVRARVSSILRDIRREGDVALLRYAQELDGFRGGLENLKVSPGRMEESFGALPPEIRKALVFAKDRIEGFHGALRDKGLSGLASNPGQGGVLVRPLQRVGVYVPGGTAAYPSTVLMTAVVAKVAGVKQIVGVSPAGPEGIPDAILAAFHVSGVQDVYQVGGAHAIAAMAYGTGAIPRVDKIVGPGNRYVAEAKRQVFGDVDIDMVAGPTEVLILADDSAQPEWLAADMIAQAEHDTQASAVLILTDMTLARAVVFALERQISSLPRQKIAEESLLKFGFILVVPSLEVAVEISDLVAPEHLELQIRNPEKWLDLIQNAGAVFLGSEMAEAFGDYCFGPSHVLPTNGSARFSSPVSIETFIKRTSLLEGFRSRQEQEDIVRNTALLARLEGLEGHARSALARLENAQKEFFS, from the coding sequence ATGACAGATTTTTCGTCCCGCCTTTTTGTCGCTGGAACAGCGACGGAAGCCCGGCTTGTTCTCTCTCCCATTTTTCAGAGAGGGCGAGACTCAGAAGGGGAAACCGTACGCGCGCGGGTATCTTCAATCCTGCGCGATATCCGTCGGGAAGGAGATGTGGCCCTTTTGAGATACGCGCAGGAACTTGATGGTTTCAGGGGGGGACTGGAGAATCTGAAAGTGTCACCCGGACGGATGGAAGAGTCTTTCGGGGCTCTGCCTCCTGAAATCCGAAAAGCGCTTGTTTTTGCAAAAGACAGGATCGAGGGGTTTCATGGAGCACTGCGCGATAAGGGCCTTTCCGGTCTGGCATCGAATCCCGGACAGGGAGGGGTTCTTGTCCGTCCACTTCAGCGTGTTGGCGTGTATGTCCCAGGAGGAACGGCGGCTTATCCTTCGACAGTCCTGATGACGGCAGTTGTTGCAAAAGTGGCAGGGGTGAAGCAAATCGTGGGGGTCTCCCCCGCGGGTCCGGAAGGAATTCCGGACGCAATTCTGGCAGCTTTTCATGTCTCCGGTGTTCAGGATGTCTATCAGGTTGGTGGGGCCCATGCGATCGCTGCGATGGCATATGGTACCGGAGCCATTCCACGGGTTGACAAAATTGTTGGTCCGGGGAATCGCTATGTTGCGGAGGCGAAAAGACAGGTTTTTGGAGATGTCGATATCGACATGGTCGCCGGACCAACCGAAGTCCTGATTCTGGCAGACGATTCCGCGCAGCCGGAATGGCTCGCAGCGGACATGATCGCGCAGGCAGAACACGATACCCAGGCGTCCGCTGTTTTGATCCTGACGGACATGACATTGGCGAGGGCCGTTGTTTTTGCCCTTGAACGGCAGATTTCCTCTCTCCCTCGCCAAAAGATTGCCGAAGAGTCCCTTCTGAAATTTGGATTTATTCTGGTTGTGCCCTCTCTCGAGGTCGCTGTCGAGATTTCTGACCTGGTTGCCCCCGAACATCTCGAACTTCAAATCCGGAATCCAGAAAAATGGTTGGATCTGATTCAAAATGCAGGAGCTGTCTTTCTTGGAAGCGAGATGGCGGAAGCTTTCGGGGATTACTGTTTCGGTCCCAGCCACGTCCTGCCGACAAACGGATCCGCACGATTTTCCTCTCCTGTGTCAATTGAAACATTCATAAAGAGAACCAGTCTTCTGGAAGGGTTTCGCTCACGACAGGAACAGGAAGACATTGTCCGAAACACCGCCTTGCTGGCGCGTCTGGAAGGACTTGAAGGTCATGCCCGTTCGGCTCTTGCAAGGCTTGAAAATGCCCAAAAGGAGTTCTTTTCATGA
- the dnaG gene encoding DNA primase, producing the protein MESVDYREWREKVRQASDIVRIVGDRIPLKKRGKDYLGLCPFHEEKTPSFHVDSSKQLFYCFGCQAGGDVFRFIEKFERKTFGEAVRFLGDQAGIPLPSGNGHDRRKACFQICREAESIFRKSLSSSGAEQARKYLHETRRLKPVTVERFGLGWSMPGALLKSMPYLKQKEAIEYGLLKQVPGGPREFFRNRIMVPIRIENGASVAFGGRVLPGNSQGPKYLNSPEHPFFRKKEILFGLDQAGPAIEKKRRVLVVEGYFDVMALSEAGVEAVVAPLGTALTQSHLIHLSRLADEVVVVFDGDKAGQTAIARLADRFVLDSRISIRAFSLPEGKDPDEWIREVGRDFFMESIEKAIPLADFVVDLFDIQLKTADTTTRNHLLESFYDLAKRIPDPEAIDHFLSRGASVFRLNKDLLAQGLFREESLSPRETPGQKSREMSSNRDLMERNLVLELVRLWTDSLDPHPSERLSPGDFDFLSSGSLLTFVRELWRNGKTNPDIVQDMILKEPLLAEVWMQLPLDRETRPRRLEDLVFRVSRMSKRERLSAALK; encoded by the coding sequence CTGGAATCGGTTGATTACAGAGAATGGCGGGAAAAAGTCCGGCAGGCGAGTGATATCGTCCGGATTGTTGGCGACCGCATCCCTCTCAAAAAGCGCGGCAAGGATTATCTGGGGCTTTGCCCGTTTCATGAGGAAAAAACACCCTCGTTTCATGTCGATTCGTCAAAGCAGCTTTTTTACTGCTTCGGATGTCAGGCCGGTGGAGACGTTTTCCGGTTCATTGAAAAGTTTGAGAGAAAGACTTTTGGGGAAGCGGTCCGGTTTTTGGGTGATCAGGCGGGTATCCCTCTCCCTTCCGGAAACGGACATGATCGCCGGAAGGCGTGTTTTCAGATTTGTCGGGAAGCGGAGTCGATTTTTCGAAAGAGCCTTTCTTCTTCCGGAGCCGAACAGGCTCGGAAGTATCTTCATGAAACACGCCGATTGAAACCTGTGACGGTGGAACGGTTCGGCCTCGGCTGGTCGATGCCGGGGGCCCTGTTAAAATCGATGCCATACTTAAAGCAGAAGGAAGCCATAGAATATGGCCTCCTGAAGCAAGTCCCCGGAGGGCCCAGGGAATTCTTTCGAAACCGCATCATGGTCCCGATCCGAATCGAAAATGGGGCATCGGTTGCGTTTGGAGGACGGGTCCTTCCAGGAAATTCGCAGGGTCCAAAATATCTGAATTCCCCGGAACACCCTTTTTTTCGCAAGAAGGAAATTCTTTTCGGGCTTGATCAGGCAGGCCCTGCGATAGAGAAAAAAAGACGCGTTCTCGTTGTGGAAGGGTATTTTGATGTGATGGCGCTTTCGGAAGCGGGTGTGGAAGCGGTCGTCGCCCCTCTTGGAACAGCGTTGACACAATCTCACCTTATCCATCTGTCGCGATTGGCCGATGAGGTAGTGGTTGTTTTTGACGGAGACAAGGCAGGACAAACTGCCATTGCGCGTCTTGCTGACCGCTTCGTTCTTGATTCCCGGATTTCGATTCGGGCCTTTTCCCTGCCAGAAGGAAAAGACCCGGACGAATGGATCAGAGAGGTGGGTCGGGACTTCTTTATGGAAAGCATCGAGAAAGCAATTCCTCTTGCTGATTTCGTGGTGGATCTTTTTGATATCCAGCTTAAAACTGCGGATACGACAACGAGAAATCATCTTCTGGAGTCTTTCTATGACCTGGCAAAACGTATTCCGGACCCGGAGGCCATTGATCACTTTTTGTCCCGCGGAGCATCTGTTTTTCGATTAAACAAGGATCTCCTTGCACAGGGTCTTTTTCGTGAAGAATCGCTCTCTCCGCGTGAAACTCCCGGACAAAAAAGTCGGGAGATGTCTTCGAACCGAGATTTGATGGAAAGAAATCTTGTTCTTGAGCTTGTCCGTCTGTGGACAGATTCTCTCGATCCTCACCCGTCTGAACGGCTTTCCCCTGGAGACTTCGATTTTCTGTCTTCCGGAAGCCTTTTGACTTTTGTCCGTGAACTCTGGAGAAACGGGAAGACAAATCCGGATATTGTCCAGGATATGATTTTGAAAGAGCCCTTGTTGGCGGAAGTTTGGATGCAACTCCCCCTGGACAGGGAAACCCGCCCCAGAAGACTGGAAGATCTGGTTTTCCGGGTTTCTCGCATGTCGAAAAGGGAACGTTTATCCGCTGCCTTGAAGTGA
- the hisA gene encoding 1-(5-phosphoribosyl)-5-[(5-phosphoribosylamino)methylideneamino]imidazole-4-carboxamide isomerase, with the protein MQLYPAIDIRNGKVVRLTQGRFDQETIYGEDPVRTALHFRERGVQHLHVVDLDGAREGVPVNRSLIREIVKAFNGFVQVGGGVRSKDIASFYYDAGVSRLILGTAAIKDPVFLGSMIEQHPDLFYVGIDVKDESLAVNGWLDLDTQDPLEVMVRMSELGVRGFVYTDIHRDGLLSGPNFARYEILRRTVRVPVIASGGVRDISDIARLREIGVDGAIVGKAIYTGEMDLTEALRLLGIATGGPRSAP; encoded by the coding sequence ATGCAGCTCTATCCGGCTATTGACATCCGGAATGGCAAAGTCGTTCGTCTGACGCAAGGCCGTTTTGATCAGGAAACCATTTACGGAGAAGATCCCGTGCGGACAGCACTTCATTTTCGGGAGAGAGGCGTCCAGCATCTTCATGTCGTCGATCTGGACGGGGCCCGGGAAGGCGTCCCTGTCAACCGGTCCCTTATCCGGGAAATTGTCAAGGCGTTCAATGGATTTGTTCAGGTGGGGGGAGGAGTCCGTTCGAAAGACATCGCGTCCTTCTATTACGATGCGGGAGTTTCCCGTCTGATCCTGGGAACGGCCGCCATCAAGGATCCTGTCTTTCTCGGGAGCATGATCGAACAACATCCGGACCTTTTTTATGTCGGAATCGATGTGAAAGATGAGTCTCTGGCTGTCAATGGGTGGCTTGACCTGGACACGCAGGATCCGCTGGAAGTCATGGTGCGGATGTCTGAGCTCGGGGTTCGGGGATTCGTCTACACGGATATTCATCGGGATGGATTACTGTCGGGACCAAACTTCGCCCGATACGAAATCCTGCGGAGAACGGTCCGGGTTCCCGTGATCGCCAGTGGTGGGGTTCGGGATATCTCCGACATTGCAAGACTTCGGGAAATCGGTGTGGACGGAGCAATCGTCGGAAAAGCGATTTACACAGGCGAGATGGATCTGACGGAAGCGCTCCGTCTTCTCGGGATTGCAACTGGAGGTCCCCGGAGTGCTCCTTAA
- a CDS encoding GatB/YqeY domain-containing protein — MTNPEDSSQLLSRLRDDQKECMRSGNKERLSIIRMALSAIRNAEIEKGKGATLTDPEVVGVLSGMVRKIDESVDQFEKGGRPDLAEKERRERQILKEYLPRPLDEAELDRLVDEAVQSTGARSPRDMGSVMKWLGPRTSGRADNRLVSQKVKARLGEQNG; from the coding sequence TTGACAAATCCGGAAGACAGCTCCCAGCTTCTTTCCCGGTTGCGGGATGACCAAAAGGAGTGTATGCGTTCCGGAAATAAAGAGAGGCTTTCGATTATTCGGATGGCGCTTTCCGCAATTCGCAATGCCGAGATCGAAAAGGGCAAGGGGGCGACCCTCACAGATCCGGAAGTGGTTGGCGTTCTGTCCGGGATGGTTCGAAAAATCGATGAGTCCGTTGATCAGTTTGAAAAAGGCGGAAGACCTGATCTCGCGGAAAAAGAGCGCAGGGAGAGGCAAATTCTGAAAGAGTATCTTCCTCGTCCATTGGATGAGGCGGAACTGGACAGGCTTGTGGACGAAGCGGTCCAGTCAACGGGAGCAAGGTCTCCCCGGGATATGGGCTCTGTCATGAAATGGTTGGGGCCTCGCACTTCGGGACGGGCGGACAACAGGCTCGTCAGTCAGAAAGTCAAAGCCAGACTGGGAGAGCAAAACGGCTGA
- the hisG gene encoding ATP phosphoribosyltransferase translates to MALPKGKMFDDACHLLESAGYVFQGLSSKSRKLTFDSADGELRVLMIRGADVLTYVEHGGADLGVVGLDLILEQGRHVLEPLDLKFGLCRLVVAAPAGKTSQSDSRPLRVATKYPRLAEQFFLERGMSVEILKLYGSLELAPKVGMADQIVDLVATGKTLRENQMEIREEILVSTARLVVNRASWSLKNERIRLFMDRILPFLSKERVISEG, encoded by the coding sequence TTGGCGCTGCCCAAAGGGAAAATGTTCGATGATGCCTGTCACTTGCTGGAGTCTGCCGGGTATGTCTTTCAGGGATTGTCTTCAAAGTCCCGGAAACTGACGTTTGATTCTGCCGATGGCGAACTTCGGGTCCTGATGATCCGCGGAGCAGATGTCCTGACTTACGTTGAGCACGGGGGCGCAGATCTCGGCGTTGTGGGGCTTGACCTGATTCTGGAGCAGGGTCGGCATGTTCTTGAACCCCTTGATCTGAAGTTTGGTCTTTGCCGTCTCGTGGTTGCAGCTCCGGCAGGAAAGACTTCCCAGTCGGACTCCCGTCCTCTCCGGGTGGCGACGAAGTATCCCAGACTTGCGGAACAATTTTTCCTTGAGAGGGGAATGTCCGTTGAGATCCTGAAGCTTTATGGTTCCCTGGAGCTGGCCCCCAAAGTCGGGATGGCCGACCAGATTGTCGACCTTGTTGCAACCGGGAAGACTCTTCGCGAAAATCAGATGGAGATTCGGGAGGAAATTCTTGTGTCGACGGCGCGTCTAGTCGTGAACAGGGCATCATGGTCTCTTAAAAACGAGAGAATTCGACTTTTCATGGACCGTATCCTTCCATTTCTGTCAAAAGAACGGGTCATTTCCGAAGGGTAG
- a CDS encoding pyridoxal phosphate-dependent aminotransferase: MMFDPMSWVRDDLKNARGYHVLDSPEGTIKLDAMENPFGLPDSVQASLAEAVATLPLNRYPDPQTKDLRREVSRLTGVRPEKLIFGNGSDEILLNLFLATKGTVVTPEPTFSMYRIIAGSIQRTFKGFPLRADFSFDPERLPSVLSGEPPGVLVLASPNNPTGLAYPLKTIFRATEIAREYGFVTLLDEAYYPFHGESALSAAQGENLLVLRTFSKMGLAGLRLGFLVAPEPVIQLLDVLRLPYNMDSLTQRAAVLLMKEVYPLLEQQVREICRLREDLFQKMQDIPGVFPVPSRANFILFRVKGVSPSRLFKILLEKGILVRDVSGHHPLLEGTLRVTVGTSEENECFLKALKEGVAG, encoded by the coding sequence ATGATGTTTGACCCGATGTCCTGGGTGCGGGATGATTTGAAAAATGCCAGAGGTTATCACGTCCTTGATTCTCCGGAAGGAACAATCAAGCTCGATGCGATGGAAAATCCTTTTGGGCTGCCGGATTCCGTCCAGGCCTCTCTTGCAGAGGCAGTCGCCACTCTCCCCCTGAACCGTTACCCGGATCCCCAGACGAAAGATCTTCGGCGGGAAGTGTCCCGCCTAACCGGGGTGAGGCCGGAGAAACTGATTTTCGGAAATGGTTCGGACGAGATCCTTCTGAACCTCTTTCTGGCCACCAAAGGAACCGTTGTGACTCCCGAACCGACCTTCTCCATGTACCGGATCATTGCCGGGAGCATTCAGAGAACGTTCAAGGGATTTCCACTCAGGGCAGATTTTTCGTTTGACCCGGAGAGGCTGCCATCCGTGTTGTCGGGAGAACCTCCGGGAGTTCTGGTTCTGGCTTCTCCCAACAATCCGACAGGGCTGGCCTATCCGTTGAAAACTATTTTTCGAGCGACAGAAATCGCACGGGAATATGGTTTTGTGACCTTGCTGGATGAAGCCTATTATCCGTTTCATGGAGAATCAGCCTTGTCAGCGGCACAGGGGGAAAATCTCCTGGTGCTGAGAACATTTTCCAAGATGGGGTTGGCCGGGCTTCGGTTGGGGTTTTTGGTCGCGCCCGAACCGGTGATCCAGCTTCTGGATGTTCTGAGGCTTCCATACAATATGGATTCTCTGACACAGCGGGCGGCCGTTCTTTTAATGAAAGAGGTTTATCCTCTGCTTGAGCAACAGGTGAGAGAGATCTGTCGTCTGAGAGAGGATCTGTTTCAGAAAATGCAGGACATTCCCGGTGTGTTTCCGGTTCCCTCCCGCGCAAACTTCATTCTTTTCAGGGTGAAGGGAGTGTCGCCTTCCAGACTTTTCAAGATATTGCTGGAAAAAGGAATACTGGTCAGGGATGTCAGCGGACATCATCCCCTCCTTGAGGGAACCCTCCGGGTAACAGTGGGGACAAGCGAAGAGAATGAGTGTTTTTTGAAAGCGCTGAAGGAAGGGGTCGCTGGATGA
- the hisB gene encoding imidazoleglycerol-phosphate dehydratase HisB gives MSGDSRGQTEKSLSRVAAVERKTKETFIRGSLVVDGTGQSQVLTGIPFLDHMIDQLSRHGLFDITLEVKGDLEIDLHHSVEDAGLVLGELFDQALGNREGIHRFGQARVPLDETLAEVVVDLSGRPYLVHDFPFERGERIGSFDPDLIQDFLQAWVSKSRTTLHTRVIYGRNLHHKAEALFKSLARALREAATPDPRRHGVPSTKGTLRA, from the coding sequence ATGAGCGGGGACAGTCGGGGTCAGACAGAAAAGTCGCTTTCGCGTGTGGCGGCCGTGGAACGGAAAACAAAAGAAACATTCATCCGGGGTTCGCTAGTTGTGGACGGAACTGGTCAATCCCAAGTCCTGACAGGGATCCCCTTTCTTGACCATATGATTGATCAGCTTTCCAGGCACGGATTGTTTGATATCACTCTTGAGGTCAAGGGTGACCTGGAGATCGACCTCCATCATTCGGTGGAAGATGCCGGTCTGGTGCTCGGTGAATTGTTTGATCAAGCCCTGGGAAACAGGGAAGGGATTCACCGATTTGGCCAGGCCCGGGTACCTCTTGATGAAACACTGGCGGAAGTGGTTGTCGACCTTTCGGGAAGGCCCTATCTTGTTCACGACTTTCCCTTCGAGCGCGGCGAACGTATCGGTTCCTTCGATCCCGACCTGATCCAGGATTTTCTTCAGGCCTGGGTGTCGAAAAGCCGAACGACGCTTCATACGCGGGTGATTTATGGGCGTAACCTTCACCACAAGGCTGAAGCCCTCTTCAAGTCTTTGGCAAGGGCTCTTCGGGAGGCAGCGACCCCGGATCCCCGGAGACATGGGGTTCCCTCCACAAAAGGAACCCTCCGGGCATGA